From a region of the Chrysemys picta bellii isolate R12L10 chromosome 7, ASM1138683v2, whole genome shotgun sequence genome:
- the RAB1B gene encoding ras-related protein Rab-1B isoform X2 has translation MNPEYDYLFKLLLIGDSGVGKSCLLLRFADDTYTESYISTIGVDFKIRTIELDGKTIKLQIWDTAGQERFRTITSSYYRGAHGIIVVYDVTDQESYSNVKQWLQEIERYASENVNKLLVGNKCDLTTKKVVDYTTAKEFADSLGIPFLETSAKNATNVEQSFMTMAAEIKKRMGPGATTGGDRPNLRIDSTPVKPAGGGCC, from the exons CGATTACCTGTTCAAGCTGCTGCTGATTGGAGACTCTGGTGTGGGGAAGTCCTGCCTCCTGCTGCGATTTGCT GATGACACCTACACAGAGAGCTACATCAGCACCATTGGGGTGGACTTCAAAATCCGGACCATCGAGCTGGACGGCAAAACCATCAAACTACAGATC TGGGATACTGCTGGTCAGGAGCGGTTCCGGACCATCACCTCCAGCTACTACAGGGGGGCGCATGGCATCATTGTGGTGTATGATGTAACAGATCAG GAGTCCTACAGCAACGTGAAGCAGTGGCTACAGGAGATCGAGCGCTATGCCAGCGAGAACGTCAACAAGTTGCTGGTGGGCAACAAGTGCGACCTCACCACGAAGAAAGTGGTGGACTACACCACCGCCAAG GAATTTGCAGACTCCTTGGGCATCCCCTTCTTGGAGACCAGCGCCAAAAACGCCACCAACGTGGAGCAGTCATTCATGACCATGGCCGCTGAGATCAAGAAGCGCATGGGCCCCGGTGCCACCACTGGTGGGGACAGACCCAACCTCAGAATCGACAGCACTCCAGTCAAACCAGCGGGCGGAGGCTGCTGCTGA